The DNA sequence AGTCGCACCGAGACAGCGTCGTTGATCATCAGTGCCGGTACGAAGGGAGTTTCACTGTCGACGGCAGCCGGTTGTTTACGATCCGGCTTGACCAGCAAGGGTGCCGCGGGATCAATCAGTTGAGTGGGATTCTGCATCCAGTCGAACAAAGGTTGAGAGTAGGCGACTTTCCAGACATCATGACCGGCCTCGGGAACGAGGGTGAAGCGCGGTTCGCCGCCTGCTTTCTTGACTGCATCGATCATCCGCTGTGATTCTTCCGGCAGGACTACCCGATCTTTGGCACCATGAAACGCCCAGACGGGCACGTCTTTGAGTTGCGCCGCCGATTCGGTTTTACCGCCGCCGGAGAGAGGTACTACGGCCGACCAGCGATTGGGAAAAGCGGCCGCCATGCTCCACGCGCCGTAGCCTCCCATAGACCAGCCGGTCAGGATCTGTTGATTCGAATTGGTTGAGTATTTCTGCAGCACCTGGTTGAGGATCTGCAGGGCCCGTTTGCCGTCGGAGGAGTCGGCCAGCCAGCCTTCGAGCAGACGTTCTTTCATATTCTCTGCCTGCGGGAAGACGGCGATGAAAGGAAATGTTTTTTCCTGCTGTTTGATGATCGGTCCCAAGCCGACCTGAGTCTGTTTGAGTCCGTCGTTACCCCGTTCGCCGGCACCGTGGAGAAAGAGGATGACCGGATATTTCTTCGCAGGGTTATAATCGAGGGGCACGAAGACAACGTAGCGATGTTCGCCGGCGTCATCCTTATAGACGGCATTCACAAAACCGGTTTTCACCGGAGCCGTTTGTGTGGACTCGGGTGTTTTGGATTTGGTTTGAGCCTGTAAAGCGTGGCCTGTCGTCAGGAGGCTGACGCAGCAGACCAGAAAAGCGGTGCGGAACGCAAACAGGAAGCGAGTTCGGAGAGTTTGCATCGGTCAATCCATTTCCAGATTCCGGAGAATCAATGGGACATATCATTCCTTGATTGAAGCGAAATCAGCGCCAGTCGTTTGTGACGGCGACTGCTGACTACTACGTTGATTCTTGTGAGCGCAGGGTGGACTGTCAACAGAACGACTGTCTGTGAGCCTTGGGAACATGTTTTCGGAGAGGCGACACCTGGTTTCATTTTGACAAAAAACAGATCAAAGCCAGTGGATTCCACGGTGCTCAGCCCGTTATTCAAACAGGTGAGAAGAATCCGTGAATTTTTCTGGCGACGAATCGGGCCTGGTGAAAATGAGGTAACCCCTTGAATATGCAACTGCTTACGCTCTGCTGTTTCGCGACGCTCGGATGTGCCGCCCCCCTGTTTGGATATCCACCTCCCGGGTTCGGACCTCCGGGTTTCGGATCCTCGAATACCAGTGCGACGAATCAGGTCAAGGTGGTCATCAAGGGGAACTACCGCTACATCTATTCCAACGGGATTCCGGATCACCAGCCGGGCCGGTTTCCGAATCGGAACAATCCGAATACGATTCGACCGCAGCAATATGAATTTCGAGTGACCATGGAACCGAAGGCGACCCGCAACCCTACGCCTGTATCGCATTCTCCATTTGGAGTCGCCAGCAATGGTGTGGTCTTCGATGCGGCGACTGCGGAGTTCTGGAACCGGAATCGCAGTTCAGGCTGGAACTATGAAGCCAAGTCGGGAAAGATCAATCTCGGATTGGATCAGAGCAATGCCCATGTCCAGCCGACCGGCAGCTATCACTATCATGGTCTGCCGACGGGACTGATTCAGAAGCAGGGGAAAGTGGGAGAAGTCACGCTGATCGGTGTGGCCGCAGATGGTTTTCCAATTTATGCCCAGTTTGGTTACAGCGATGCAAACGATGCTGAGAGCACGGTTCGCAAAATGAAATCGAGCTACCGAATCAAAAAAGGGAATCGACCGAGTGGCCCGCGCGGCAGGTATGACGGGACGTTTGTGGCTGACTATGAATATGTCGCGGATGCGGGTGACCTGGATGAATGCAACGGTCGCGTGGGTGTGACCCCCGAATACCCGGAAGGGATCTATCACTACTACATCACCGAAGATTTCCCCTATATCCCCCGTCTGTGGCGCGGGACGCCGGATCCGAGTTTTATGCGACGCGGCCCCGGACCGGGACAGCGTGGTCCCAGTGGACGACGTGGCTTTGGTCCGCCCCCCTTTGGTGGTCCTCCTCCGGGATTCGGACAGGGCCAGGGATCGGGACGGAGCTTCAGTAATTGAACCAGCAATAGAAACTGTCGGCGCGTAACGTGAGCGTCAGACTGAGTAAGAAGGAGGTGAACTCTATTATGAATTAGAGCGTGCGTGTCCGGGATTTATTTTCCCGCATGCGATTGCGTGCCCGAGTGAGTGTGGGGCCGATCGAGTTTTCCGGGATGTCCAGATCACTGCTGATCTGCTGGTAAGACTTTCCCTGCAGGTGATATTGCTCCACAATCTGAGCGTCTGCCGGAGGTAGCTGGCGAATCATATTCTGGATCTCTTCCTGATCCTCAAGCGCCTGCTGTTGACGGGTCTGTTCGTCGGAGACACGTTCGATGCGCGAAGAGGTGGAGACATGCCCCAGCGCTTCAGCCATCCGTCGCTCGACCATTTTTTTTACAATCACGCGACGGGAAACCACGGTCAGATAAGTGGCCAGGGAACTCTGTCCCCGGAAATTGCGAAGCACACGGTAGTCGTTGGCCAGCAGAACCAGAAAGACTTCGGACAAGAGATCGTCAATGTCGTTGTCGGTCACACGAATACTGCGGGCGTGAGCGGTGTGGTGGATGACGTGTGTAAACAGGCCGATAAACCGGTCTACGAAGTCTTTCCAGGCACCCGGCTCTTCTGCTAAGCAGCGTTTGAGCAAATTTTTATCAATATCCGTGAGAGCCACAAATCGCCTCGATTCATTTTGAACACTGCCGTACTGGCAGCAAGCGAGTTAAAGCCTGCAACTCATTATACACCGATGTCCCACATTCGTGTTGAAAAAAAACGGCTGAATTCAAAATGTGAATTCCGCTCTGGTCATCAGTAGTAAAATCTGAGTATTTGGCACGCGGACTTTACAAGGATCTCTGATTTAAGGCAATACGATCCCGTAAAATATACAAAAGGCCACTTATTTTCAGCCCGCGAGTGTATTTATAGACGTTCTGTGTACACTTTTCTAACAGGACACATACATCCACATTCGCTGTTTTTATGCCTTCGCGGCTGGTTCTCGCGGCGTCTGCAGGGCGATTTCTTCTTCCAGAGGGGGCGCTGGTCTGCGATAAAGCAGGAATACGATGCCGGCAATCACGAGTGGAATACTCAGCATCTGCCCCACACTGAGGGGGAGATTTTCCGCGAATGCTGCCTGACGGAGCTTGAAGAACTCCAGCACAAAACGGGCGGTGAAGACGGTGATGAAGAAGAGTCCGATCAACAGTCCGCGAGGCGTGCGTTCCTTGTACTTCCGGTAAACGAGCAGCAGCAGAACAAAGATGAAGCCGTAACACAGAGATTCGTAAAGCATCACCGGATGACGGGGAATCAGCTTCTCTTCCGGACTGAGTCCGAGCCCATCTCTGAAGACCACAGCCCAGGGAACATCGCTGGCCCGCCCGAGAATTTCCGAGTTAAAGAAGTTACCGATGCGGATAAAAAAGCCGGCCAGCGCAACGGGGATGGCAAGTCGATCCAGCAACCAGAGCAGCGGTTGATCGCGGTGTCTGCGCGAGTAGAGCCAGGCCGAAAGGGTAATCCCGACTGCCGCACCGTGACTGGCCAGTCCCCCATTCCAGATCTGAAGTAAGCGGATCGGGTCGCTGAGATACTCCAGGGGATGATAGAACAGACAGTGACCGAGGCGGGCACCGATAATCGTTCCCAGCACCATGTAAATCAGCAGCGATTCCACATCGTCCAGGTTGCGTTTTTCGGTACGAAAGATCCAGCGAAGCAGCAGATAACCACAGATAAACCCGGCGGTGAAGAAGAGCCCGTAATATCGGATCTTAATTGGACCGACTTCAAACAGCACACGGTTGATGTCCCACTGGAGATAGGCAAGCGTTGGATATACGTGACTCATATTTCCCAAATTCCAAAATGGGGGGATCTGCGATTCAATTCTGTGATTTCAGAACACGGTTAATCTGTTATGATGATCAGACCGAAAGATAGACCATTCTGCCAGTTAAGCCTAGTCCGAATTGATGTTTCCTGCGGTGATGACGCCTGATCACCCCATTCTGACCTTCCCTGCTGAAAGCTGAATCAGACAATGAACACGGTTCTGCCACGCATCATCTCGGGTGCAGTCGCCTGTGCCGCCGGCCTGGCACTCTGGGAGATTGTGGAAATCAAGGGAACAATGCTGGTGGCGAGTTTCTCGCTCTCCACGATCGCTGCTGCCTGTTGCATGCTGGCGGTCGTGATGGGTATCGCCGGCTGCCTGGCTACGAATTATTTCTGGGAAGCAATTCTGCCGGTCCTCGAGCGATTTCTGAAACGACTGTCTGCGCCCTGGCAACAGTTGGATCACTGGAGCGGTAGTCTGCTGCTTTCGTTTTCGTTGATTGTCTATTTTGTCATCATGCTGAATCTGCTGCCTGACCAACCGCTGCCGGAAGGCAATGATCAGGCGGCGTTTCTGACCCAGGCCCGGGATGTGCAGGAAGCGGGCGGTCCGTCTGTATTACTGCAGCAGCTGTTTGCGGGTGAGTATACCGAGGCGAACCAGCACCCGCTCTATGTTGCAATCCTCTCGTACCTGCCCGATTACGAAGCGGGAAAACGTCTCTCGGCGATGCTGGGGCTGGCGGCTTTATTACTGTTCGCATTTGGAATCGCGCGTCGCTACGGAAACCTGGTGGGAGGACTGACAGGACTTCAACTGGCCGTCAATGCCGCCTGGTGCCGACTGACAGGCCAGGTGGTCTGTGAAGCCCTGCTGCTGTTGATTGTCGCTGGCTTGTGGCTGGTTGTGTTGCGTGTCCCCACTGAAGGGACCTCTGAAACGCGTCCACGGTTTCTCTGGGTCGGCATCGGTCTGCTACTGGCTCTGGCCTGGTTGACCAAGGGGACGGCACTGCTGCTACTGTTGGGAGTGCTGTGCTGGCGACTTTCGTATGCGGTCGACTGGCGACGGTGTCTCCCTGCCCGATTCAAAGCGGAGACGACTGAATCGGAAACGGAACCGCGTGTGGGTCGGCTCTCCTGGAAACAGGCGCTACTCAGCCTGGCACTGGTAGTGGGAAGCTTTTTTGTGATCGCGGCCCCCCTGCTGGTTCGCAATGCGCGGGTGTATGGCAGCCCGACATTCAATGCGAATTCGTATCTGCTCTTTGAAGATGAATTCACGGAACCACACGCGTTGATCGAGGAACGGGGATCGCTGGGGAATGCGGTCCGTCACTACTGGCAGACGCATTCCCTCGCGCAGATGATCAAGCGGGAAGTCAAAGGACTGGCGTGGCAGGTTTTTATTTTTCTCCGCAGCCTGGGTCCCTTCCCTTTCCATGAGGGACGACTGTTCTTTGGCGTGCTGCTGCTTCCGTTTCTACTGACGGGACTGCTGACCGAGTCCGGACCGGCGCGGCGATTGTATCTGATCTGGCTCGTGTTGTTCTGGCTGGCGTTCGCCTGGTATCTGCCGATCGCTGCCGGGGAACGCTTCCTGATGCCGCTGCTGCTGCCGACGTTCGCGTTTATCGGTCTGGGACTCGCGCGGGCAGGTCAACTACTGAAAGCGCAACCTGCTGAATCGGGTGAATGAGACCTCAGGTTGTGGCGGACTTCTTGCGGATGAGAGGCATGATGACCGGTACCAGCCAGAGCGCGATGCAGAACAGTCCCAGTCCTGCGGAGATGGGACGATTGAAGAAAGAAAGCAGGCTGTCGTCTTTAGTCAGGTTCTGGACGAACGACTGTTCCAGTTGTCCCCCGAGGATGATTCCAAGCACGACCGGACCGAGGGGAACATCGAAAACTTCGAGCACGAACCCGAGCATGCCCATGCCGAGCATGACCCAGACGTCGAAGTAACTCCCGTTGATCGAGTAGGCACCGACAACGCAGAACATCAGAATCATGGGCATCAGAATGCGGCGGGGGATGCGGACCAGTTGTGAACCGCTGCGAATCGCCAGGAAGCCGAGCGGGATCAGCAGCAGGTTGGCGATGATAAACGTGAGATAGATGCCATGCACGAGCACCAGCTGCTCGGTGTTCTGAAAGATCTCCGGACCGGGGGTGATGTTCTTCATTAAGAGGACGCCGATCACAATCGCGGTGACCGAATCGCCGGGGATCCCCAATACCAGGGCGGGAATCCAGGCACCGGCGAGTGCCGAGTTGTTTGCACTGGTGGCATCACCGACGGCATCGAGGGAACCTTTACCGTACTCCTCGGGTGTGTTCGAGAACTTCTTGGAGACCGCGTACGAAATCCAGGCCGCGATGTCGGCTCCCGCGCCGGGAATCATGCCGATGGTGGAACCGATGCAGCTCGAACGGAGCCAGCTGAATTTTCGCTTCCAGAACTGGGGCAGCACGCCGCCGAAGACCGGCTTCAAATGTCTGAGCAGTGAATGGTCATCTTCTTCTTTAACTGCTGACTGCAGTTTTTCCGCAGCTTCGTAGGTCTTTGAGGTCAGCGTATTGCGGAAGACTTCCGAGAGACCAAACAGTCCGATCATCGCGGGAATGAAGTTGATGCCGGTAAAGAGTTCATCGAAGCCGAAGGTGAAGCGGGGCATGCTGTGAACTTCACTCAAGCCGACGGTCGCGAACATCAGGCCGATCATCAGCGCCAGTGCGCCTTTGAGGCGGGAGCCGGTCGAGACAATGGCGGCACAGCTCAGGCCGAGCACATAGAGCCAGAAATATTCGTAGGTGGTAAACTGAAACGCGATTTTCGCCAGCTGCGGGGCAGCGAAGATCAGCACGAGTGCCCCGAACAGGCCGCCGAACACACTGAATACCAGTGAGATGCCGAGCGAAGTCTCGTGCAGTCCGCGGCGGGTGAGCGCATAGGCGTCGTCGGTATAGGCGGCTGAAGAGGGGGTCCCCGGTATGCGGACCAGCGTGGTGGGTATGTCTCCGGCAAAGATGCTGCAGGCTTCGAGCGTCACAATCGCGGCGATGGCGGAGAGGTTATCCAGATAGAACGTCAACGGGATCAGCAGCGCGACAGCCATGGTCGCCGTCAGTCCCGGGATGGATCCCACAAACAGACCATAGACGGCCGAGAGAAAGATCACCAGCAGGACTTCGGGAGTTGCTATATTCTGTATCGCGGTAATGAATGTCGATTCCATGATGTTTCTTCAGAGCGCCAGAGAAGGAGACAGAATTCAAAACGATATGTAGCAGCGTTACCAGCCCAGGACGCCGCGTGGCAGCGGAACGCGAAGCAGGTTGGCAAACAGGGTATAGATGCCGGGAATCAGGCAGACTGTGATCAGGGCACTGATCCACCAGCGGGTTCCCAGTTTCCAGAGCAGCAGGAACATAATGGCCCCCGCTGTCAGCAGGAAGCCCAGTTGTTCGGCGAACAATTGATAGGCCACGATCCCCAGCAGCACCAGCGCGGTATTGACGATGCCCTGTGACGTGACCGTATCCTTGGAGACATCGGGGGCCAGTGCGTGAACTTTCTTCTGCACAGCCAGGCAACCAAGAATGACACACATGGCAATCGCCAAAAGTCCGGGGAAGACCAGTGGCCCCGTCCCTCGGGAAGACATCTTCTTGAAGGCATCGCTGGTCAGCAGCTTGCCCAGCGTTTCGTCGTTCTCCTCCAGGAAGACAGCGAATTCGTCATTGGCGCGGTAGCGGGTACTCAGGCCGGCGTCCCGCATCGATTCAGGAAAGGTTTTGCCCTGCACGGTAATTTCGCCGTCGGTGATTTTTTTGACCGCGGTGGAGATCTTCTCGACAATGGGTGCGGGCGTGCCTTTGGGAACCGCCAGTCCGTTCCAGCCGGAGATGTTCCAGTCCATGCCCTGAGAGGCGAAGGTGGGAACATCCGGAAATTCCGCCAGTGGCTCTTCGGCCATGACTCCCAGGCAGCGGACCTGACCGGACTCATATAAGGTCTTGGCTTCAGGCAGGCTGCAGCAGACGAGGTCCACACCGCCACTGGCCAGTTCCTGCAATGAAGGGCCGGCACCGTTCATGGGAATCCATTTGATATCGCTGGCGTTAAGTCCACAGAAGTCGAGCCAGCCGGCCAGTGCCAGATGCCAGATCCCCCCGGCTGCGGTTCCGGTTGCCGTCAGCTTGCCGGGATTCTGTTCCACAAAGTCGCGGAGTTCCTTGATGGTTTTGAATTGAGAATCCTGTTTGACGAACACGGCCCCTGCCCCATCGACGAGCGACATGATGGGTTCTGCATCGTGCCAGGTCAGCGAGGTCAGATCCTGCCAGTGCAGCATGTTGAGTTCGCCGGTGATGATGGCCACCGTATAACCGTCGGGACGGGCATTCAGGCCGCGACTGTGTCCGGTTACGCCGCGTCCGCCGGTGGCGTTGATGACGTTGACGGGAACTTTGAGTTCCTGTTCAAGGAAGACCGCCAGTTGTCGCGAAGTGCGATCGGTGGCACCTCCGACTGACCAGGGGCAGATGACGGTGATGGGTCGATCGGGATAATCTTCAATTGATTCCGCAGCACACCCGCTCATCAACAGGAGCAGGCAGCAGAGGATCGACCTGGACAGGACACTAACTCTAATGATCGCGCGCAGATTCATCAGTTCAGTACCAGAATGCTTTCTCAGGCTATTTTTTTCAGGAAAAGTGACTGCCGGTGCAGTGGACTGGAATAACCTAGAATGCAGGGAGCAGAACCGCCTGTCAACGACCAGCAGGACCATGATCACCGGTTTCGTTAAGTTACCATGAATAACTTAAGAACCAAAAATATTGAAACGCATCAGGGTGTCGATGAGTACAATATATAACAGGCGGTTTGCAGATGATAAAATCGCCTGTCAGCAGGAGATCTGACGAGGACTGATCTTGCAAAATGGTCTCTCGGCAGGTTACGCTATATGTAGAGATTCCTGCCAACTTATATCCTCCCTCAGACTGATCGTGTGCTGACGCAGTGCTCCTTGCCTTCGATCTGGAGCGATCTGTTTGATCAACGTCTGAGTTTCCCGCCTGAAGGTTTTAATTGAATGCGATTGTTGCCCACGTTAACTCGAATTCCCCTCCCCTGCTCCCCGCGAGAAATCTGTTTCGCTGTCTGTGGTCTGTTGTGCGTTTTCTCTGTCAACACGCTGCAGGCCGAAGTGTCGAGTGTCGAGAAGTCGGAAAAGCTGTTCAACACGAAAGTCAAACAGTTCATCAGTAAGTACTGTCTGGACTGTCACACGGGTCAGGGATCAGAAGCCGGGCTGGCGCTGGAGAAGTTCACCACGCGGACCAGTATTCTGGAGAAGCGTGAAGAGTGGGAAAAGATCGTCCAGCGAATTCAGATTCAATCGATGCCTCCCAAGGATGCCGGCGAGCTGCCGACTGACCAGGAACGCGAAGATGTTCTCGCCTGGTTCGATGACGCGTTGTACGGCGTTGACTGTTCGGGAGACATCAACCCCGGTCGTGTGACGATTCGTCGTCTGAACCGCAATGAATACAACAATACAATCCGGGACCTGGTCGGCGTGGACTTCTCGCCTGCCGAAAACTTTCCTTCGGACGATGTTGGCTACGGCTTTGATAACATTGGCGACGTCCTCTCACTGCCGCCGCTGTTGATGGAAAAATATCTCGATGCCGCTGAGCAGATTTCCGAGAAAGCAATCTTCGCGAATACACCGGACAGCTATCCCTGGAACAAAATTTCGGACAAGCAGTTTAAAAAAGAAGGTGCTGTCACGGTTCGCAAGAGTGGCGCCGGGTTCCATTCGCGGGGTACGCTGAAAGCGTCCTTGAATCTGCAACAGGATGGCGAATACGAAATCCGCATCATTGCCGGTTCGACACCAGCTGGAGATGAAGCGGCCAAGATGGAAGTCAAACTGGACGGTAAGCCGCTGAAAACGTTTGAAGTGGCAGCGGACCGGAATTCTCCCGAGAAATACATGCCGCCCAAGGCGATCAAGCTGCCCAAAGGAAAGCATGAACTGGAAATCTCGTTCC is a window from the Gimesia benthica genome containing:
- a CDS encoding RNA polymerase sigma factor — its product is MALTDIDKNLLKRCLAEEPGAWKDFVDRFIGLFTHVIHHTAHARSIRVTDNDIDDLLSEVFLVLLANDYRVLRNFRGQSSLATYLTVVSRRVIVKKMVERRMAEALGHVSTSSRIERVSDEQTRQQQALEDQEEIQNMIRQLPPADAQIVEQYHLQGKSYQQISSDLDIPENSIGPTLTRARNRMRENKSRTRTL
- a CDS encoding YHYH protein, whose translation is MQLLTLCCFATLGCAAPLFGYPPPGFGPPGFGSSNTSATNQVKVVIKGNYRYIYSNGIPDHQPGRFPNRNNPNTIRPQQYEFRVTMEPKATRNPTPVSHSPFGVASNGVVFDAATAEFWNRNRSSGWNYEAKSGKINLGLDQSNAHVQPTGSYHYHGLPTGLIQKQGKVGEVTLIGVAADGFPIYAQFGYSDANDAESTVRKMKSSYRIKKGNRPSGPRGRYDGTFVADYEYVADAGDLDECNGRVGVTPEYPEGIYHYYITEDFPYIPRLWRGTPDPSFMRRGPGPGQRGPSGRRGFGPPPFGGPPPGFGQGQGSGRSFSN
- the lgt gene encoding prolipoprotein diacylglyceryl transferase, whose protein sequence is MSHVYPTLAYLQWDINRVLFEVGPIKIRYYGLFFTAGFICGYLLLRWIFRTEKRNLDDVESLLIYMVLGTIIGARLGHCLFYHPLEYLSDPIRLLQIWNGGLASHGAAVGITLSAWLYSRRHRDQPLLWLLDRLAIPVALAGFFIRIGNFFNSEILGRASDVPWAVVFRDGLGLSPEEKLIPRHPVMLYESLCYGFIFVLLLLVYRKYKERTPRGLLIGLFFITVFTARFVLEFFKLRQAAFAENLPLSVGQMLSIPLVIAGIVFLLYRRPAPPLEEEIALQTPREPAAKA
- a CDS encoding tripartite tricarboxylate transporter substrate-binding protein encodes the protein MNLRAIIRVSVLSRSILCCLLLLMSGCAAESIEDYPDRPITVICPWSVGGATDRTSRQLAVFLEQELKVPVNVINATGGRGVTGHSRGLNARPDGYTVAIITGELNMLHWQDLTSLTWHDAEPIMSLVDGAGAVFVKQDSQFKTIKELRDFVEQNPGKLTATGTAAGGIWHLALAGWLDFCGLNASDIKWIPMNGAGPSLQELASGGVDLVCCSLPEAKTLYESGQVRCLGVMAEEPLAEFPDVPTFASQGMDWNISGWNGLAVPKGTPAPIVEKISTAVKKITDGEITVQGKTFPESMRDAGLSTRYRANDEFAVFLEENDETLGKLLTSDAFKKMSSRGTGPLVFPGLLAIAMCVILGCLAVQKKVHALAPDVSKDTVTSQGIVNTALVLLGIVAYQLFAEQLGFLLTAGAIMFLLLWKLGTRWWISALITVCLIPGIYTLFANLLRVPLPRGVLGW
- a CDS encoding tripartite tricarboxylate transporter permease — encoded protein: MESTFITAIQNIATPEVLLVIFLSAVYGLFVGSIPGLTATMAVALLIPLTFYLDNLSAIAAIVTLEACSIFAGDIPTTLVRIPGTPSSAAYTDDAYALTRRGLHETSLGISLVFSVFGGLFGALVLIFAAPQLAKIAFQFTTYEYFWLYVLGLSCAAIVSTGSRLKGALALMIGLMFATVGLSEVHSMPRFTFGFDELFTGINFIPAMIGLFGLSEVFRNTLTSKTYEAAEKLQSAVKEEDDHSLLRHLKPVFGGVLPQFWKRKFSWLRSSCIGSTIGMIPGAGADIAAWISYAVSKKFSNTPEEYGKGSLDAVGDATSANNSALAGAWIPALVLGIPGDSVTAIVIGVLLMKNITPGPEIFQNTEQLVLVHGIYLTFIIANLLLIPLGFLAIRSGSQLVRIPRRILMPMILMFCVVGAYSINGSYFDVWVMLGMGMLGFVLEVFDVPLGPVVLGIILGGQLEQSFVQNLTKDDSLLSFFNRPISAGLGLFCIALWLVPVIMPLIRKKSATT